A genomic window from Massilia sp. METH4 includes:
- a CDS encoding Flp family type IVb pilin encodes MKSLIAAARDFARDEEGVTAIEYGLIAAVIAGIVIAAFTTLGGHLSTAFTNIGNKIKNAVPAS; translated from the coding sequence ATGAAATCGTTAATCGCAGCAGCGCGCGACTTCGCCCGGGATGAGGAAGGTGTCACCGCGATCGAGTATGGCCTGATCGCGGCTGTCATCGCAGGTATCGTCATTGCCGCGTTCACCACCCTTGGCGGCCATTTGAGTACGGCGTTCACGAATATCGGCAACAAGATCAAGAACGCAGTG